A genome region from Neptunomonas japonica JAMM 1380 includes the following:
- a CDS encoding porin translates to MTCSNTYNNESLDLFISTSVDNLSLAAALQNFQASGATDSVMSWGVQAVYDADFATFGADYSSMADTANAYNLVSAFPITNTTKAALDIQSIDYEDKSRDDVTGWYANVTYQFPQQENVGVFAEIGDTNEDDSSVGYLSGMQLTF, encoded by the coding sequence ATGACTTGCTCAAACACTTACAACAACGAATCTTTAGACCTGTTTATATCAACATCTGTGGATAACTTGAGTCTGGCTGCAGCCCTGCAGAACTTCCAAGCGTCTGGTGCTACTGACTCTGTAATGTCTTGGGGTGTGCAGGCAGTCTATGATGCTGACTTTGCCACGTTCGGAGCTGATTACAGCTCAATGGCAGATACCGCTAATGCTTATAACCTAGTAAGTGCATTCCCGATAACCAACACAACAAAAGCAGCGCTTGATATTCAAAGCATTGATTACGAAGATAAAAGCAGAGATGACGTGACGGGCTGGTACGCAAACGTAACCTATCAATTCCCTCAACAGGAGAATGTAGGCGTGTTTGCCGAGATAGGAGATACGAATGAAGATGATAGTAGCGTTGGTTACTTGTCAGGGATGCAGCTTACGTTTTAA